From a single Dendropsophus ebraccatus isolate aDenEbr1 chromosome 8, aDenEbr1.pat, whole genome shotgun sequence genomic region:
- the LOC138800099 gene encoding mucin-2-like, with product MAPWMTLLLLTGLVLMVSSQTTPSGSRGKVTTARKSTRKETSEATSEATTRKATTRIETTTARKATTHSPTTTSEATTTGPYKTDYRLSIILNLTYTPLLANQSSPEYQTLSSKIEPNILEFIRTELPDCIAVKVAGFQEGSVIVDSLATFPNDNHTDEEVQRVFNEAVISNNNMLGNIEVLFRSTTTTLAPTAKPDDKPGRKASRPYPCCPRTTARSSTRSRASIPDFSTTTAPSTVNVWSDYSTTAEPNPSGQPDTNTGTTQLNPSNQPGTNTGTAQPNPSEQPGSNTGTADPNPSGQPGTNTGTAQPNPSAQPGTNTGTAQTNPTGQPDTNTGPTQPNPSGPPGTNTGTAQPNPSSQPDTNTGTSQPKPTGQPDTNTGTTRPNPSGQPSTNTGTAQTNPSGQPDTNTEPTHANPSGPPDTNTGTSQPNPTGQPDTNTGTTQPNPSGKPGTNTGTAQTKPSSQTDTNTGPTQPNPSGPPGTNTGTAQPNPSGPPGTNTGTSQPNPSGQQVTKDASLTGMSTEVLLSTTAGTPSSFSAGTLFAIPLEFRVLNLNTSDDMESFNIYVQDQLSQVFQSIPNFVSAQVVTRQGSVYLTDIVFSQGAPSNQMIVDVFYNYLKDHNMYLGTLNIDPYSIRSGDAVPSDLPTTPSPGSNTGASGAVTTQPNPSGQPTTNTGTAQPSPSGQPGTNTGTAQPNPSGPPGTNTGTAQPNPSGQPGTNTGTAQPNPSGPPGTNTGTAQTNPTGQQVTKNASLTGMSTEVLLTTTAGTPSSFSAGTLFAFPLEFRVLNLNTSDDMESFNIYVQDQLSQVFQSIPNFVSAHVQTRQGSVYLTDIVFSQDAPSNQMIVDVFYNYLKDHNMYLGTLNIDPYSIRSGDAVPSDLPTTPSPGSNTGASGAVTTQPNPSGQPGTNTGTVHPNPSGQPGTNTGTAQPNPSGQPGTNTGTAQPNPSGQPGTNTGTAQPNPTGQPGTNTGTAQPNPSGRPGTNTGTVHPNPSGQPGTNTGTAQPNPSGQPGTNTGTAQPNPTGQPGTNTGTAQPNPSGQPGTNTGTVHPNPSGQPGTNTGTAQPKPSGQQGTNTGTAQPNPTGQPGTNTGTVQPNPTGQPFTKDASLTGMSTEVLLSTKAGTPSSFSAGTLFAIPLEFRVLNLNTSDNTESFNIYVQDQLSEVFKSIPYFVSAQVLTRQGSLFITDIVFSQDAPSNQMIVDVFYNYLKDHNMYLGTLNIDPYSIRSGDAVPSDLPTTPSPGSNTGASGGVTGKGQTQQVTTLSPEDKSSMTATTVTGGGAGTTARETTTTKTTTTTTATTTTTTAAGGAAPVSDEGVFPVYGRVILGLLAAAFIIGPIIACLASYTNLYGPY from the exons ATGGCTCCATGGATGACTCTGCTCCTCCTGACAG GGCTTGTTCTGATGGTAAGCAGCCAGACTACACCCTCAG GATCTAGAGGTAAAGTGACAACGGCGCGCAAATCGACACGTAAAGAGACAAGTGAAGCTACAAGTGAAGCAACGACACGTAAAGCAACAACGAGAATAGAAACGACAACGGCGCGTAAAGCAACAACACATAGTCCGACAACAACAAGTGAAGCGACAACTACTGGACCATACAAGACCGATTATCGCCTGTCTATTATATTGAACCTGACGTATACTCCATTGCTGGCAAACCAGAGCTCCCCGGAGTACCAAACGCTGAGCAGCAAGATAGAGCCTAAT ATTCTAGAGTTTATacgcacagagctgcctgactgtATAGCTGTTAAGGTAGCTGGATTCCA GGAAGGCTCCGTCATTGTTGATAGTTTGGCGACATTTCCAAATGATAATCATACAGACGAGGAGGTCCAGAGGGTGTTCAATGAGGCCGTCATAAGTAATAATAACATGCTGGGAAACATTGAGGTCCTATTCAGGAGCACAACCACTACTTTAG CTCCAACTGCAAAACCAGATGATAAACCTGGACGCAAAGCTTCAAGACCTTACCCATGTTGTCCACGCACCACTGCCAGATCTAGTACAAGATCAAGAGCTAGCATACCCGATTTCAGCACAACCACTGCTCCCAGTACAGTAAATGTCTGGAGCGATTACAGTACAACGGCTGAGCCCAACCCAAGTGGTCAACCAGACACAAATACTGGAACAACTCAACTTAACCCATCCAACCAACCAGGCACAAATACTGGAACAGCTCAGCCTAACCCATCTGAACAACCAGGCTCAAATACTGGAACAGCTGACCCTAACCCATCTGGTCAGCCAGGCACAAATACTGGAACAGCTCAACCAAACCCATCCGCTCAACCAGGCACAAATACTGGAACAGCTCAGACCAACCCAACTGGTCAACCAGACACAAATACAGGACCAACTCAGCCTAACCCATCTGGTCCACCAGGTACAAATACTGGAACAGCTCAGCCCAACCCATCCAGTCAACCAGATACAAACACAGGAACATCTCAGCCCAAACCAACGGGTCAACCAGACACAAATACTGGAACAACTCGACCTAACCCATCTGGTCAACCAAGCACAAATACTGGAACAGCTCAGACCAACCCATCCGGTCAACCAGACACAAATACTGAACCAACTCATGCTAACCCATCTGGTCCACCAGACACAAATACTGGAACATCTCAGCCCAACCCAACGGGTCAACCAGACACAAATACTGGAACAACTCAACCTAACCCATCTGGTAAACCAGGCACAAATACTGGAACAGCTCAGACCAAGCCATCCAGTCAAACAGACACAAATACTGGACCAACTCAGCCTAACCCATCTGGTCCACCAGGTACAAATACTGGAACCGCTCAGCCCAATCCATCTGGTCCACCAGGCACAAATACTGGAACATCTCAGCCCAACCCATCTGGTCAACAAGTTACAAAAGATGCATCATTGACTGGTATGAGTACAGAGGTTCTTCTATCAACTACAGCAGGAACACCTAGTTCGTTTTCTGCTGGAACACTCTTTGCCATTCCTCTTGAGTTCAGGGTTCTGAATCTGAACACAAGCGATGACATGGAAAGCTTTAACATATATGTTCAAGACCAG CTTTCTCAAGTCTTTCAATCCATTCCTAACTTTGTATCTGCACAAGTTGTAACAAG GCAGGGATCGGTCTACTTAACTGATATCGTGTTCTCACAAGGCGCTCCGTCCAACCAGATGATTGTTGATGTTTTTTATAATTACTTGAAGGATCACAACATGTATCTGGGCACCTTAAATATAGATCCTTACAGCATTCGTTCTGGAG ATGCTGTTCCCAGTGACCTTCCAACAACTCCAAGTCCTGGCTCAAATACAGGAGCTTCAGGTGCTGTAACAACACAGCCTAATCCATCTGGTCAACCAACCACAAATACTGGAACAGCTCAACCTAGCCCATCTGGTCAACCAGGCACAAATACCGGAACAGCTCAACCCAACCCATCTGGTCCACCAGGCACAAATACCGGAACAGCTCAACCCAACCCATCTGGTCAGCCAGGCACAAATACCGGAACAGCTCAACCCAACCCATCTGGTCCACCAGGCACAAATACTGGAACAGCTCAGACCAACCCAACCGGTCAACAAGTTACAAAAAATGCATCACTGACTGGCATGAGTACAGAGGTTCTCCTCACAACTACAGCAGGAACACCTAGTTCGTTTTCTGCAGGAACACTCTTTGCCTTTCCTCTTGAGTTCAGGGTTCTGAATCTGAACACAAGCGATGACATGGAAAGCTTTAACATATATGTTCAAGACCAG CTTTCTCAAGTCTTTCAATCCATTCCTAACTTTGTATCTGCACACGTTCAAACAAG GCAAGGATCGGTCTACTTAACTGATATCGTGTTCTCACAAGACGCTCCGTCCAACCAGATGATTGTTGATGTTTTTTATAACTACTTGAAGGATCACAACATGTATCTGGGCACCTTAAATATAGATCCTTACAGCATTCGTTCTGGAG ATGCTGTTCCCAGTGACCTTCCAACAACTCCAAGTCCTGGCTCAAATACAGGAGCTTCAGGTGCTGTAACAACTCAGCCTAATCCATCTGGTCAGCCAGGCACAAATACTGGAACAGTTCATCCTAACCCATCTGGTCAGCCAGGCACAAATACTGGAACAGCTCAACCCAACCCATCTGGTCAGCCAGGCACAAATACTGGAACAGCTCAACCCAACCCATCTGGTCAGCCAGGCACAAATACTGGAACAGCTCAACCCAACCCAACTGGTCAGCCAGGCACAAATACTGGAACAGCTCAACCCAACCCATCTGGTCGGCCAGGCACAAATACTGGAACAGTTCATCCTAACCCATCTGGTCAGCCAGGCACAAATACTGGAACAGCTCAACCCAACCCATCTGGTCAGCCAGGCACAAATACTGGAACAGCTCAACCCAACCCAACTGGTCAGCCAGGCACAAATACTGGAACAGCTCAACCCAACCCATCTGGTCAGCCAGGCACAAATACTGGAACAGTTCATCCTAACCCATCTGGTCAGCCAGGCACAAATACTGGAACAGCTCAACCCAAGCCATCTGGTCAGCAGGGCACAAATACTGGAACAGCTCAACCCAACCCAACTGGTCAGCCAGGCACAAATACTGGAACAGTTCAGCCCAACCCAACTGGTCAACCATTTACAAAAGATGCATCATTGACTGGCATGAGTACAGAGGTTCTTCTATCAACTAAGGCAGGAACACCTAGTTCGTTTTCTGCAGGAACACTCTTTGCCATTCCTCTTGAGTTCAGGGTTCTAAATCTGAACACAAGCGATAACACGGAAAGCTTTAACATATATGTTCAAGACCAG CTTTCTGAAGTCTTTAAATCCATTCCTTACTTTGTATCTGCACAAGTTCTAACAAG GCAAGGATCACTCTTCATCACTGATATAGTGTTCTCACAAGACGCTCCATCCAACCAGATGATTGTTGATGTTTTTTATAATTATTTGAAGGATCACAACATGTATCTGGGCACCTTAAATATAGATCCTTACAGCATTCGTTCTGGAG ATGCCGTTCCTAGTGACCTTCCAACAACGCCAAGTCCTGGCTCGAACACAGGAGCCTCAGGTGGTGTAACAG